A genomic window from Winogradskyella sp. J14-2 includes:
- a CDS encoding DUF1761 domain-containing protein, whose amino-acid sequence MELNYLAIVVSAVVPLLIGAIWYNPSVLGTAWMKASGMTEEKMKSGNIAVIFGVTLVLSFMLAFTVNGMVIHQVGATQLAYSNQDAESFKAFMAEFGNMHRSYGHGALHGAIGAIFFVLPVLGINALFERKGWKYILINVGYWVITLAIMGAILCGWK is encoded by the coding sequence ATGGAATTAAATTATTTAGCTATTGTGGTTTCGGCCGTTGTACCTTTATTAATTGGTGCAATTTGGTACAACCCAAGCGTATTAGGAACAGCTTGGATGAAAGCTTCTGGCATGACTGAAGAAAAAATGAAAAGCGGAAATATTGCTGTAATTTTTGGTGTAACATTGGTACTATCATTTATGTTAGCCTTTACCGTAAATGGCATGGTTATTCACCAAGTAGGAGCTACGCAGCTGGCATACTCCAATCAAGATGCAGAATCTTTTAAAGCCTTTATGGCAGAGTTTGGTAACATGCACCGAAGCTACGGTCATGGTGCTTTGCATGGTGCCATTGGTGCCATATTTTTCGTATTGCCAGTTCTGGGTATTAATGCCCTTTTTGAAAGAAAAGGGTGGAAGTATATCTTAATCAATGTTGGTTATTGGGTAATTACCTTAGCTATTATGGGAGCCATACTTTGTGGTTGGAAATAA